DNA sequence from the Clostridia bacterium genome:
AACGTGTCGAGGCTTGGGCTTGAACAGCAAGTCGTGCTGGGAAGCGGCGACCTTTTCCAGGCGCTCGCGGCGCCCGAGTGGGAGCGGGTCGATGTAATCGTGTCGAACCCTCCCTACATACCTTCGGGAGATATCCCTGGTCTTCAGCCTGAGATCTCCAAATACGAACCCCGCCTGGCGCTTGATGGCGGCCCGGACGGCCTTGAGTTGTACCGAAGGATCGCCGCGGGTGCAGCTGCACACCTTGAGCCGGGTGGAATAGTGGCGCTGGAAGCAGGAGACGGGCAGGCAGCGCGCATCGCCGAGCTACTGGCAGACTCGGGCCTCCGCGACATCTCGCTTCGGCAGGATTACTCGGGAGTAGATCGGGTTATCATCGGAAGGACGGCAAGGAACAGTAATGGGGACGAGTAATAGAGATGAGTGACAGAGATGAGTGACATCCAGGAGAGTCGCATCTCCACACAACGAATGAGCGTGGACCCTTGCATGCCTGCTCCGGTTCTAGAGGCCCGGCTTGCGGATGCAGCGGACATCATCAGACGGGGCGGGCTGGTTGCATTCCCAACAGAGACCGTATACGGGCTTGGCGCGAATGCACTTGACGGGCGCGCCGTGGCCCGTATTTTCGTTGCCAAGGGCCGACCACAGGACAATCCGCTCATAGTGCACATTGCGGAGATTGAGGCGGTGCACTCTGTGGCCGAGTCAGTCCCGGCGTCAGCTTGGGCCCTCGCGCGCGAGTTCTGGCCCGGCCCTCTCACGATGGTCCTTCCCCGAGGGAAGCTAGTTCCCGAACAGGTGAGCGCGGGGCTTGCCACCGTGGCGGTGAGAATGCCGTCCCATCCGGCAGCGGCGGCACTGATCCGGGCGTCAGGCCTCCCGATAGCCGCTCCATCTGCGAACATATCCGGCAGGCCGAGCCCGACCTCTGCTGACCACGTATGGGCCGATCTCGCAGGGAGAGTTGAGATGCTGGTGGACGCTGGCCCCGCGGGAATCGGCGTGGAGTCTACTGTCATTGACATGACTGTGTGGCCCCCCCTGATTCTGCGTCCCGGGGGCGCGACCGTCGAGGCGATCAGAAGGGTGATCCCAGAGACTGATGTCCTTCCATCCACGGGCATTGAGGCCACTGGACCGGTCAAATCGCCCGGTCTGCGTTACAAGCACTATGCTCCCCGTGCAGACCTGTGGCTGTACCTAGGAGACTGGAAAACCCAGGTAGATGCGGTCGCTCGGCGGGCGGCCATTGAGAATTCGGCTGGCAGACGAGTAGGGCTTCTGATTACATCCGAGACGGCGCTCGCGCTAGGTGCGGTCGGCGTGAGGGCAGTGGTCGCAGAGGTAGGGTCAAGGGCCGATCTTAGCTCGGTGGCATCGGCCCTCTTCGATGGCATGCGCAGGCTGGATCAGGCGGATGTCGACATCATACTGGCTGAATCGTACAGCCGCGCTGGGTTGGGGCTCGCCATCATGAACAGGCTGGAGCGGGCGGCTGGTGGGAAAATCGT
Encoded proteins:
- a CDS encoding L-threonylcarbamoyladenylate synthase; the encoded protein is MSDIQESRISTQRMSVDPCMPAPVLEARLADAADIIRRGGLVAFPTETVYGLGANALDGRAVARIFVAKGRPQDNPLIVHIAEIEAVHSVAESVPASAWALAREFWPGPLTMVLPRGKLVPEQVSAGLATVAVRMPSHPAAAALIRASGLPIAAPSANISGRPSPTSADHVWADLAGRVEMLVDAGPAGIGVESTVIDMTVWPPLILRPGGATVEAIRRVIPETDVLPSTGIEATGPVKSPGLRYKHYAPRADLWLYLGDWKTQVDAVARRAAIENSAGRRVGLLITSETALALGAVGVRAVVAEVGSRADLSSVASALFDGMRRLDQADVDIILAESYSRAGLGLAIMNRLERAAGGKIVR